A window of the Streptomyces finlayi genome harbors these coding sequences:
- a CDS encoding CDP-alcohol phosphatidyltransferase family protein has translation MRSTGTVLRELRGAQKTAKGVSLYSRHVNRPAGRVLAAGAYRLGLSPNQVTLVSAAFTFAAILTVALAEPSWALGVAVYAGLAVGFAFDSADGQLARLTGKGGPDGEWLDHVVDCAKMILVHTAVLVSFHRFGALSSDGWLLLPLGFLFVAVLTFCAGLLREQLGKAAAAARPAPVDGAAGPVSRVRAVALLPADYGVFCLVFLLSGAPGVFLAGYAALAAVHALFLVAFLTKWFRELRALRAD, from the coding sequence ATGAGAAGCACAGGTACGGTGCTGCGCGAATTGCGCGGCGCGCAGAAGACCGCCAAGGGCGTATCGCTCTACTCGCGTCATGTGAACCGGCCCGCGGGGCGGGTGCTCGCGGCCGGGGCCTACCGGCTGGGACTGTCACCGAACCAAGTAACGCTGGTCAGTGCCGCGTTCACCTTCGCCGCCATCCTGACGGTCGCGCTCGCCGAGCCTTCGTGGGCGCTCGGCGTGGCCGTCTACGCGGGCCTGGCCGTCGGCTTCGCATTCGACTCGGCGGACGGCCAGCTGGCCCGGCTCACCGGGAAGGGCGGCCCCGACGGCGAATGGCTCGACCATGTCGTCGACTGCGCCAAGATGATCCTGGTCCACACGGCCGTACTGGTCTCGTTCCACCGCTTCGGCGCACTGTCCTCGGACGGCTGGCTGTTGCTGCCGCTCGGCTTCCTGTTCGTCGCGGTGCTCACCTTCTGCGCCGGACTGCTCCGCGAGCAGCTCGGCAAGGCGGCGGCAGCGGCCCGCCCGGCCCCGGTGGACGGGGCCGCGGGCCCGGTCTCCCGGGTGCGGGCCGTGGCGCTGCTCCCCGCCGACTACGGGGTGTTCTGCCTGGTGTTCCTGCTGTCCGGCGCACCCGGGGTCTTCCTCGCCGGGTACGCCGCGCTCGCCGCCGTGCACGCCCTGTTCCTCGTGGCGTTCCTCACGAAGTGGTTCAGGGAGCTGAGAGCGCTCCGGGCGGACTGA
- a CDS encoding glycosyltransferase family 2 protein — translation MSKLPIAVAIPTKNEGLNIAEAVKSVLGHFEAVVVVDSHSTDDTAKIAEECGAEVVTYTWDGGHPRKKQWCLDHVRTDLDWILVLDGDERLSPGLLAELRTIFSDPAAEKPAAYDIPLGYWFSGKRLRHGYTIRKRSLTDRTRCHYPEVGDLDAPGIGEVEGHYQPVAPTSAALVNPIEHQDLDPVTAWFERHNRYSDWEAWLEHHPDVKEQVRKVKSRQGQLFHKAPFKPLVSFAYMYVYRRGFLDGRAGLDFALAMSFYRWQIALKSREGTSR, via the coding sequence TTGAGCAAGCTGCCGATCGCGGTCGCGATCCCCACGAAGAACGAGGGTCTCAACATCGCCGAGGCGGTGAAATCGGTACTCGGCCACTTCGAGGCGGTCGTCGTGGTGGACTCCCACAGCACGGACGACACGGCGAAGATCGCTGAGGAGTGCGGGGCCGAGGTGGTCACCTACACCTGGGACGGCGGCCATCCCCGTAAGAAGCAGTGGTGCCTGGACCACGTCCGCACCGACCTGGACTGGATCCTGGTGCTCGACGGCGACGAGCGGCTCAGTCCCGGGCTGCTCGCGGAACTACGGACCATCTTCTCCGATCCGGCCGCCGAGAAGCCGGCCGCGTACGACATACCGCTGGGCTACTGGTTCTCCGGGAAGCGGCTGCGGCACGGGTACACCATCCGCAAGCGGTCCCTGACGGACCGGACCCGCTGCCACTATCCGGAGGTCGGCGACCTCGACGCCCCCGGGATCGGTGAGGTGGAGGGGCACTACCAGCCCGTCGCCCCGACGAGCGCCGCGCTGGTCAACCCGATCGAGCACCAGGACCTCGATCCCGTCACCGCCTGGTTCGAGCGGCACAACCGCTACTCGGACTGGGAGGCGTGGCTGGAGCACCACCCGGACGTCAAGGAGCAGGTACGGAAGGTGAAGTCCCGCCAGGGCCAGCTGTTCCACAAGGCGCCGTTCAAGCCCCTGGTGTCGTTCGCGTACATGTACGTCTACCGGCGGGGCTTCCTCGACGGCCGTGCGGGGCTCGACTTCGCGCTGGCGATGAGCTTCTACCGGTGGCAGATCGCGCTGAAGTCACGTGAGGGAACGTCGCGTTGA
- a CDS encoding adenylyltransferase/cytidyltransferase family protein, giving the protein MVHRVGYAPGVYDLFHVGHLNILRHARSQCDYLVAGVVSDEMAALAKGHKPVIPLPERLEIVRSVRFVDAAFVETVPDKVETWQQVRFDVIFKGDDWRGTEKGLRLERDFAEVGVEVVYFPYTVHTSSTQLRRALDVLVSPPGALSAP; this is encoded by the coding sequence ATGGTGCACAGAGTCGGATATGCACCGGGTGTGTACGACTTGTTCCATGTAGGACACCTGAACATCCTGCGGCATGCGCGCAGTCAGTGCGACTACCTGGTGGCCGGGGTCGTCTCCGATGAGATGGCCGCGCTCGCCAAGGGCCACAAGCCGGTGATACCTCTGCCCGAGCGGCTGGAGATCGTCCGGAGCGTACGTTTCGTGGACGCCGCGTTCGTCGAGACCGTGCCGGACAAGGTCGAGACCTGGCAGCAGGTCCGCTTCGACGTGATCTTCAAGGGCGACGACTGGAGGGGCACGGAGAAGGGGCTCCGACTGGAGCGCGACTTCGCCGAAGTCGGCGTGGAGGTCGTCTACTTCCCGTACACCGTGCACACCTCCAGCACCCAGTTGCGCCGGGCGCTCGACGTGCTGGTCAGTCCGCCCGGAGCGCTCTCAGCTCCCTGA
- a CDS encoding glycosyltransferase translates to MSAAEDHRTFEDRRLLVVSTNYAPELTGIGPYATQLAEHWAASGAGVQVLTGMPHYPSWSLDARYRGVWRTREVRSGVVVHRRRHYVPPRQTALRRGAFEATVLAHGLLAPPPGRPDAVIAQMPSLAGGVIGARIARRHRVPYIPVVQDLMGAAAAQSGIRGGGRAAAIAASAERYALRDAALVGVIHETFVPGVTALGVHPDRIRVVPNWTHVEPPSADRSATRARLGWPEHTPVLLHSGNMGLKQGLEVLLDTARLAPDVRVVLMGDGNQRETLRALAGTLPNIDFLPPAGAQEFTDVLAAADVLAVTQRASVLDMSVPSKLTSYFVSGRPVVASVAEEGGTADEVRRSGAGVLVAPEDPAALLAAVRKLTEDATAAEVLGAQGPRYVAHHLGREAGLARFDALLTEVLGNAQGRPPR, encoded by the coding sequence ATGTCCGCTGCCGAAGATCACCGAACGTTCGAGGACCGCAGACTGCTGGTGGTCTCGACCAACTACGCGCCCGAGCTGACCGGCATCGGCCCGTACGCCACCCAGCTCGCCGAGCACTGGGCCGCGTCCGGAGCCGGCGTCCAGGTGCTCACCGGCATGCCGCACTACCCGTCCTGGAGCCTCGACGCGCGATACCGAGGGGTCTGGCGGACCCGTGAGGTCCGGTCCGGAGTCGTCGTCCACCGCCGCAGGCACTACGTGCCGCCCCGACAGACCGCCCTGCGCAGAGGCGCTTTCGAGGCGACGGTGCTGGCGCACGGGCTCCTCGCGCCGCCGCCGGGCCGCCCCGACGCGGTGATCGCCCAGATGCCCAGCCTCGCGGGCGGCGTCATCGGAGCCCGTATCGCCCGCCGCCACCGCGTCCCGTACATACCGGTCGTCCAGGACCTGATGGGCGCGGCCGCCGCCCAGAGCGGCATACGGGGTGGCGGCAGGGCCGCGGCCATCGCCGCCTCGGCCGAGCGGTACGCCCTCCGGGACGCCGCCCTCGTCGGCGTCATCCACGAGACCTTCGTGCCGGGGGTCACCGCGCTCGGCGTCCACCCGGACCGCATACGCGTCGTCCCGAACTGGACACATGTGGAGCCCCCGTCCGCCGACCGCTCCGCCACCCGCGCCCGGCTCGGCTGGCCCGAGCACACCCCGGTCCTGCTGCACTCCGGGAACATGGGCCTCAAGCAGGGCCTGGAGGTCCTCCTCGACACGGCCAGGCTCGCCCCGGACGTCCGCGTCGTACTGATGGGCGACGGGAACCAGCGCGAGACACTCCGTGCCCTCGCCGGCACCCTGCCCAACATCGACTTCCTGCCGCCCGCGGGGGCCCAGGAGTTCACGGACGTCCTCGCTGCGGCCGACGTCCTCGCGGTGACCCAGCGGGCCTCCGTACTCGACATGAGCGTGCCCTCCAAGCTCACCTCCTACTTCGTCTCCGGCCGGCCCGTCGTCGCATCCGTGGCCGAGGAGGGCGGCACCGCCGACGAGGTACGCCGCTCCGGAGCCGGAGTCCTGGTCGCACCCGAGGACCCCGCCGCGCTCCTGGCGGCCGTACGCAAACTCACCGAGGACGCCACCGCGGCCGAGGTCCTGGGCGCCCAGGGCCCGCGGTACGTCGCACACCATCTGGGCCGCGAGGCGGGACTCGCACGCTTCGACGCCCTGCTCACCGAGGTCCTCGGGAACGCTCAAGGGAGACCACCGCGATGA
- a CDS encoding CBM96 family carbohydrate-binding protein, which yields MSNAWPNRPASTYLAGQIDETAVYPGALTAAQVAAHHDLADAAPPAGGTTLTIAPAEDAYVNGVAANTTYNDSQLASRGSTPYVGHLRYTLPAAPPGQVLTGARIDFRTSSDATSGSTDSHTLVPVTGAWTESAVTYNTRPALSASVLGTITDAASVSTGYSVDLNASALGGALGSAYSLALTSSGTDSLRIWSSESSSAAYRPQLVLTFGAE from the coding sequence ATGAGCAACGCCTGGCCGAACCGGCCGGCCAGCACCTACCTCGCCGGTCAGATCGACGAGACCGCGGTCTACCCGGGCGCGCTGACCGCCGCCCAGGTGGCCGCCCACCACGACCTGGCGGACGCCGCTCCCCCGGCGGGCGGCACCACGCTCACAATCGCACCGGCCGAGGACGCGTACGTCAACGGGGTCGCGGCGAACACGACGTACAACGACAGCCAGCTCGCCTCGCGCGGCAGTACGCCGTATGTGGGCCATCTGCGCTACACCCTGCCCGCGGCCCCACCCGGACAGGTACTCACCGGCGCCCGCATCGACTTCCGCACCTCGTCGGACGCGACGTCGGGCTCCACCGACAGCCACACCCTGGTACCGGTCACCGGTGCCTGGACCGAGTCGGCGGTCACCTACAACACCCGGCCGGCGCTGTCCGCGTCCGTGCTGGGGACCATCACGGACGCGGCCTCGGTCTCCACCGGCTACTCGGTGGACCTGAACGCGTCCGCACTGGGCGGGGCGCTCGGCTCCGCCTACTCACTCGCCCTGACCAGCAGCGGGACGGACAGTCTGCGCATCTGGTCGAGCGAGTCATCATCCGCGGCCTACCGGCCGCAGCTCGTTCTCACCTTCGGAGCTGAATGA
- a CDS encoding LamG domain-containing protein, which produces MMNGSTGQRSGKPRGRVRAASAALCLLAGALTATAAGAAPAAALTPPVSITADDLTTWQTNGIVWSMAATDGVVYAGGTFSTIRPPDAAAGTGEQPAVNFAAFDAGTGAPIGCDLSFTLASGTATVRALTLSPDGDTLYAGGQFGSVNGVGVSNIAAIDTATCTPRQDFKISVTATVRALAVTADTVYLGGDFNNVGGQTRNKFAAVTTGADLLPWTANTDEVARAVEVTPDGQNVLLGGDFFTVNGTASHALAVVDATTGALTKSYPGFIPNASTVKDLTTDATGFYTANEGTGGGVFDGRIAVDLDDFQQRWRDTCLGATQSVLVHSGVLYSGSHAHDCSSMGAFPDQPRKHLLAQSVDDPKLLPWFPDTNDGLGEPVGPRVMAQTDSAGRHYLWVGGEFTKVNGAGQQGLTRFADGPDTGAPWVPNVSLSTVAPGRIDVNWQTSFDTDDGELTYRIYKDGATTPIHTTTGYSVFWDRPQLRWTDTAVAPGESHSYRITASDGINTSAKSPSQSATVSATAGAYPARVLGDGASLYWRYDEGVSSFASDTGPGLDNGFLRNGPAYRQTPAAVAGDSTAIGFDGSADYAYSNERRPAPARFSVETWIKTTTTRGGKIIGFGNRVMQNSSSYDRHVYMRNDGRLVFGVYSGGARTVTSLGAYNDGNWHHVVATQGTGGMALYVDGQLRASNWLYTGNESSPGYWRVGGDNLGSWPSRPTSNFFAGQLDETAVYPTALSASQVSAHYALRTG; this is translated from the coding sequence ATGATGAACGGAAGTACGGGGCAGAGATCCGGGAAGCCTCGTGGACGGGTGCGAGCCGCATCCGCCGCGCTGTGCCTGCTCGCCGGGGCCCTGACCGCCACAGCGGCAGGAGCCGCACCGGCTGCCGCGCTGACACCGCCGGTGTCGATCACCGCGGACGACCTCACCACCTGGCAGACCAACGGCATCGTCTGGTCGATGGCAGCGACCGACGGGGTCGTGTACGCGGGAGGAACCTTCTCCACCATCCGGCCGCCGGACGCTGCGGCCGGCACGGGCGAGCAGCCCGCGGTGAACTTCGCCGCGTTCGACGCCGGGACGGGAGCACCGATCGGGTGCGACCTGTCGTTCACCCTCGCCTCCGGGACGGCGACCGTACGGGCACTGACCCTCTCCCCGGACGGCGACACCCTCTACGCGGGCGGCCAGTTCGGCTCGGTCAACGGGGTGGGCGTCAGCAACATCGCGGCCATCGACACGGCGACCTGCACCCCGCGCCAGGACTTCAAGATCAGCGTCACGGCGACCGTACGGGCCCTGGCCGTCACTGCCGACACCGTCTATCTGGGCGGTGACTTCAACAACGTCGGCGGGCAGACCCGGAACAAGTTCGCCGCCGTCACCACGGGCGCGGACCTGCTGCCGTGGACGGCGAACACGGACGAGGTGGCCCGGGCCGTCGAAGTGACGCCGGACGGGCAGAACGTCCTGCTCGGCGGCGACTTCTTCACCGTCAACGGCACCGCCTCGCACGCACTGGCCGTGGTCGACGCCACCACGGGAGCGCTCACCAAGAGCTACCCCGGCTTCATCCCAAATGCGTCCACGGTGAAGGACCTGACCACGGACGCCACCGGCTTCTACACGGCCAACGAGGGCACCGGAGGCGGTGTCTTCGATGGCAGGATCGCGGTCGACCTCGACGACTTCCAGCAGCGCTGGCGCGACACCTGTCTGGGGGCCACCCAGTCCGTACTGGTCCACTCCGGAGTGCTGTACAGCGGCAGCCACGCCCATGACTGCTCCAGCATGGGCGCGTTCCCCGACCAGCCGCGCAAGCACCTGCTGGCCCAGTCCGTCGACGATCCGAAGCTGCTGCCCTGGTTCCCGGACACCAACGACGGCCTTGGTGAGCCGGTCGGGCCCCGGGTGATGGCCCAGACGGACAGCGCAGGCCGCCACTACCTGTGGGTCGGCGGTGAGTTCACCAAAGTCAACGGCGCGGGCCAGCAGGGACTGACGCGGTTCGCCGACGGTCCGGACACCGGCGCCCCGTGGGTGCCCAACGTCAGCCTGTCGACGGTCGCTCCTGGGCGGATCGACGTCAACTGGCAGACCAGCTTCGACACCGACGACGGTGAGCTGACCTACCGGATCTACAAGGACGGAGCCACCACCCCGATCCACACCACGACGGGCTACTCCGTCTTCTGGGACCGGCCGCAGCTGCGGTGGACGGACACCGCCGTCGCGCCTGGCGAGAGCCACTCGTACCGGATCACCGCGAGCGACGGCATCAACACCAGCGCCAAGTCCCCGTCCCAGTCCGCGACCGTCTCGGCCACGGCCGGGGCGTATCCGGCGCGGGTCCTCGGCGACGGGGCCTCGCTGTACTGGCGGTACGACGAAGGGGTGTCGTCCTTCGCGTCGGACACGGGCCCCGGCCTGGACAACGGGTTCCTGCGCAACGGGCCCGCCTACCGGCAGACCCCGGCCGCCGTCGCGGGCGATTCGACCGCGATCGGCTTCGACGGGAGTGCCGACTACGCGTACAGCAACGAGCGGCGCCCGGCACCGGCCCGGTTCTCGGTGGAGACCTGGATCAAGACCACCACCACCCGGGGCGGCAAGATCATCGGTTTCGGTAACCGGGTGATGCAGAACAGCTCCTCGTACGACAGGCACGTGTACATGCGCAACGACGGACGGCTGGTGTTCGGCGTCTACAGTGGCGGGGCCAGAACGGTGACCTCGCTGGGCGCCTACAACGACGGCAACTGGCACCACGTCGTCGCCACCCAGGGCACCGGCGGTATGGCGCTGTACGTGGACGGGCAGCTGCGCGCGTCGAACTGGCTGTACACCGGCAACGAGTCCAGCCCAGGCTACTGGCGGGTCGGCGGGGACAACCTCGGCAGCTGGCCGAGCCGTCCGACCAGCAACTTCTTCGCCGGTCAGCTCGACGAGACCGCTGTCTACCCGACCGCGCTGAGCGCTTCCCAGGTCAGCGCGCACTACGCCCTGAGGACGGGCTGA
- a CDS encoding lipopolysaccharide biosynthesis protein, whose protein sequence is MTHPIRALEEQDEPALLRDQFRQLLRYRALLAVGVIVGLLGGGYLALSGADTYTATGVVLVRSATADPFATGASADKGINIGSERQTAASDTVGELAADALAKDADPVDAGDLLAGLQVTNPPNTLTLRFSYTGATPEQARSRAEALADAYLEHRRQRTEDSIENMAEGYRAQLKPLEEKRDLLEDQVGASEADDVSSARANLIVSISELSRKISELRALDSTPGYLNQKPVAPREPTGAGLPMLLGLGGVVGLALGLLLSWVRLVFDPSVRSTRELVRALGAPVLGTLPRERGAPDSLLAIGRGGSRLAEEYRAVAFRLAYDPSFTESRRLLVTAPRGDNAAAAGAAANLAAAFAEMGRDVLLVEADLRTPSLARELGSAAYEARPPRWAADDNGTWPSGSRSNVDVPGSGAFTLVAGRRVDNVPRALTSAPVGRIVAEADRPGTVVIVLAPPVLAYADAVALVDRVAGVMIVCDPREVHRSDVERIREIISASGGSVLGVLLHPGRGRLGSKDRKKSPRRRSGPAARTDGPDPDDPAITGDPTETLGLRAFDASAGRR, encoded by the coding sequence ATGACGCATCCGATCCGTGCCCTGGAGGAACAGGACGAACCGGCGCTGCTGCGGGACCAGTTCCGCCAGCTCCTGCGCTACCGCGCGCTCCTCGCCGTCGGCGTGATCGTCGGGCTTCTCGGCGGCGGCTATCTCGCGCTCAGCGGCGCGGACACGTACACCGCCACCGGCGTCGTCCTCGTCCGCTCCGCCACCGCCGACCCGTTCGCCACCGGCGCCTCGGCGGACAAGGGCATCAACATCGGTTCCGAACGGCAGACCGCCGCCAGTGACACCGTGGGCGAACTGGCCGCCGACGCCCTGGCCAAGGACGCCGACCCGGTCGACGCCGGTGACCTGCTGGCCGGCCTCCAGGTCACCAACCCGCCCAACACGCTCACCCTGCGCTTCTCCTACACGGGCGCCACCCCCGAGCAGGCCAGATCCCGCGCCGAAGCGCTCGCCGACGCCTACCTCGAACACCGCAGACAGCGCACCGAGGACAGCATCGAGAACATGGCGGAGGGCTACCGGGCCCAGCTCAAGCCGCTGGAGGAGAAGCGCGACCTGCTCGAGGACCAGGTCGGCGCGAGCGAGGCCGACGACGTGAGCAGCGCCCGCGCCAACCTCATCGTGTCCATCTCCGAACTCAGCCGCAAGATAAGCGAGTTGCGGGCCCTGGACAGCACGCCCGGCTACCTCAACCAGAAGCCCGTCGCCCCGCGGGAGCCCACGGGCGCGGGCCTGCCCATGCTGCTCGGCCTCGGTGGCGTGGTGGGCCTCGCCCTGGGCCTCCTCCTGTCGTGGGTACGCCTCGTCTTCGACCCGTCGGTGCGCTCCACCCGCGAGCTCGTACGCGCCCTCGGCGCTCCGGTGCTCGGCACCCTGCCCCGGGAGCGCGGCGCCCCGGACAGCCTGCTCGCCATCGGGCGGGGCGGCAGCAGACTCGCCGAGGAGTACCGGGCCGTGGCCTTCCGCCTCGCCTACGACCCCTCGTTCACGGAGAGCCGCCGACTGCTGGTCACCGCACCGCGCGGCGACAACGCCGCCGCGGCCGGCGCCGCCGCGAACCTGGCCGCCGCCTTCGCCGAGATGGGCCGCGACGTCCTCCTCGTCGAGGCCGATCTGCGGACGCCGTCGCTGGCCCGCGAACTCGGCTCGGCGGCGTACGAGGCCAGGCCGCCCCGCTGGGCGGCGGACGACAACGGCACCTGGCCATCGGGCAGCCGCTCCAACGTGGACGTGCCCGGCTCCGGCGCCTTCACCCTCGTCGCGGGACGGCGAGTCGACAACGTGCCCCGCGCGCTGACCTCCGCCCCCGTCGGCCGCATCGTCGCCGAGGCCGACCGTCCCGGCACCGTCGTCATCGTGCTGGCCCCGCCCGTCCTGGCCTACGCCGACGCCGTGGCCCTGGTCGACCGGGTGGCCGGCGTCATGATCGTCTGCGACCCGCGCGAGGTGCACCGCAGCGACGTGGAGCGCATCCGCGAGATCATCAGCGCCTCCGGCGGCTCGGTGCTGGGCGTCCTCCTGCACCCGGGCCGCGGACGCCTCGGCTCCAAGGACCGCAAGAAGTCCCCGCGGCGGCGCAGCGGTCCGGCCGCACGGACGGACGGCCCCGACCCCGACGACCCCGCGATCACCGGCGACCCCACCGAGACACTCGGGCTGCGTGCCTTCGACGCCTCCGCGGGGCGCCGGTGA
- a CDS encoding Na+/H+ antiporter subunit E, which yields MKRVLSLSFRNKELPPFSCELGERRRVLDLPLIAWLTLIWVLLWSTLSWANVITGLAVSVAVCLAFPLPRVDLGLRLRPWGILCLATYLLYDMYTSGVRVTRQIFDRRSHLSAVIGVPLRCRSDLMLAATAVAVSNVPGGSIVEVRRSTATLFLHVLDADSPAALDAARTSVWRMEKLTVRAFGTREEIARVGEPPPDLPWTGPGRGAA from the coding sequence GTGAAGCGGGTACTCAGCCTCTCCTTCCGCAACAAGGAACTCCCGCCCTTCAGCTGCGAGTTAGGCGAACGCCGCCGGGTGCTCGATCTGCCGCTGATCGCCTGGCTCACCCTCATCTGGGTGCTGCTGTGGTCCACGCTGTCCTGGGCCAACGTCATCACCGGCCTCGCCGTGTCGGTGGCCGTGTGCCTGGCGTTCCCCCTGCCGAGGGTCGACCTCGGACTGCGTCTGCGCCCCTGGGGCATCCTGTGCCTCGCCACGTACCTGCTCTACGACATGTACACCTCGGGTGTGCGGGTCACCCGTCAGATCTTCGACCGACGGTCCCACCTGAGCGCCGTCATCGGCGTCCCGCTGCGCTGCCGCAGCGATCTCATGCTCGCCGCGACCGCCGTCGCCGTGTCCAACGTGCCGGGCGGATCCATCGTCGAGGTACGCCGTTCGACGGCCACGCTCTTCCTGCATGTGCTCGACGCGGACAGCCCCGCCGCTCTGGACGCGGCGCGCACGTCCGTGTGGCGCATGGAGAAGCTGACGGTACGGGCCTTCGGCACCCGCGAGGAGATCGCCCGTGTCGGCGAGCCGCCCCCCGACCTCCCGTGGACCGGCCCGGGGAGAGGTGCCGCATGA
- a CDS encoding monovalent cation/H+ antiporter complex subunit F, with amino-acid sequence MSAPETFDRIVLTAAVVMIVVAGALLLIRIRRGPSMLDRAIALDVCAALIIAGLGAKSAFSRDPYYFPIMMVLAFLGFTGSVGIARFIAVRDRPQSRANPPPPAATGTKEGAE; translated from the coding sequence ATGAGTGCTCCCGAGACCTTCGACCGGATCGTGCTGACCGCCGCCGTGGTGATGATCGTCGTCGCCGGGGCGCTGCTCCTGATCCGCATCCGGCGCGGCCCCTCCATGCTCGACCGGGCCATCGCGCTGGACGTGTGCGCGGCCCTGATCATCGCGGGACTCGGAGCCAAGTCCGCCTTCTCCAGGGACCCCTACTACTTCCCGATCATGATGGTGCTGGCGTTCCTCGGTTTCACCGGCTCGGTGGGCATCGCCCGCTTCATCGCCGTACGCGACCGGCCGCAGTCCCGCGCGAACCCGCCGCCCCCGGCCGCCACCGGAACGAAGGAGGGAGCCGAGTGA
- a CDS encoding glycosyltransferase, producing the protein MKILHVVTLHTPDHAFGGPTRVALNLSKVQRAQGDDARIMALGDGFDGELPDAVEGVPVHLFQARHVLPVFEVSGITSGALLRAARRMMRGADLVHVHLMRDLVTLPVALLALATRTPLVVQTHGMVDPTEKRVAQLTDLLGVRKVLRGADAVLHLTETERLDVNAVAAPVPLTRTVRLVNGVRPQERKPARDPARPPTVLFLARIQERKRPEDFVAAMPAVLEKYPDARFVLAGPDTGALPGTLALARRLGVADSLDHVGPLGHEEVLSAGREADVYVLPSIEEPLGVSVLEAMSVGTPVVITRTCGLAPDVAEAGAGLVVESRPGEDAANAGKVAQAVLDLLEPEANERAGEAAWGLVNGHFTIEAVTGTLRRTYEDVVRRSRR; encoded by the coding sequence GTGAAGATTCTGCACGTCGTCACGCTCCACACTCCGGACCACGCGTTCGGTGGCCCGACGAGAGTCGCGCTCAACCTGTCCAAGGTGCAGCGCGCCCAGGGCGACGACGCCCGGATCATGGCGCTGGGTGACGGTTTCGACGGCGAACTCCCGGATGCCGTCGAGGGAGTTCCGGTCCATCTCTTCCAGGCCCGGCACGTGCTCCCCGTGTTCGAGGTCAGCGGCATCACCTCAGGTGCGCTGCTGCGCGCCGCGCGCCGCATGATGCGGGGCGCCGACCTCGTACACGTCCATCTGATGCGCGACCTCGTGACCCTGCCCGTAGCCCTGCTGGCCCTGGCCACCCGTACGCCGCTGGTCGTCCAGACCCACGGCATGGTGGACCCGACGGAGAAGCGCGTCGCCCAGCTCACCGACCTGCTCGGAGTCCGCAAGGTGCTGCGCGGTGCCGACGCCGTCCTGCACCTGACGGAGACGGAGCGGCTCGATGTGAACGCCGTGGCCGCCCCGGTCCCGCTGACCCGGACCGTACGGCTGGTCAACGGCGTCCGCCCGCAGGAGCGCAAGCCCGCCCGGGACCCGGCCCGGCCCCCGACCGTGCTCTTCCTCGCCCGTATCCAGGAGCGCAAGCGCCCTGAGGACTTCGTCGCCGCGATGCCGGCCGTCCTGGAGAAGTACCCCGACGCGCGCTTCGTCCTGGCAGGCCCTGACACGGGTGCGCTGCCCGGCACCCTCGCACTCGCCCGCAGGCTGGGTGTGGCGGACTCGCTCGACCACGTGGGGCCCCTCGGACACGAGGAGGTGCTCTCGGCCGGACGGGAGGCCGACGTGTACGTACTCCCCTCGATCGAGGAACCGTTGGGCGTCTCCGTCCTCGAAGCCATGTCCGTCGGTACCCCCGTCGTCATCACCCGTACCTGTGGACTCGCGCCCGATGTGGCCGAGGCGGGCGCGGGTCTCGTCGTCGAGAGCCGCCCCGGCGAGGACGCCGCCAACGCGGGGAAGGTCGCGCAGGCCGTCCTGGACCTGCTGGAGCCCGAGGCCAACGAACGCGCCGGCGAGGCGGCGTGGGGCCTGGTCAACGGCCACTTCACCATCGAGGCCGTGACCGGAACCCTCCGGCGGACCTACGAGGATGTGGTCCGCCGGAGCCGCCGGTAG
- the mnhG gene encoding monovalent cation/H(+) antiporter subunit G: protein MSPWYQIADTAGALLVLIGAATSLLGVIGMLRLRDVLSRSHAATKPQTLGLLLVLIGVGLRLGVGMDLATLGLVVFFQMMTGPVAAHLVARSAYRTGQIDHERLLFDELDEQLTEER, encoded by the coding sequence GTGAGCCCCTGGTACCAGATCGCCGACACGGCCGGCGCCCTCCTCGTCCTCATCGGCGCGGCCACCTCCCTCCTCGGCGTCATCGGCATGCTGCGGCTGCGCGACGTCCTGTCGCGCAGCCACGCCGCCACGAAGCCGCAGACCCTCGGCCTGCTCCTCGTCCTGATCGGGGTCGGGCTGCGGCTGGGCGTCGGCATGGACCTGGCCACCCTGGGCCTGGTCGTCTTCTTCCAGATGATGACCGGCCCGGTCGCCGCCCATCTGGTGGCCCGCTCGGCCTACCGCACCGGCCAGATCGACCACGAGCGGCTGCTCTTCGACGAGCTGGACGAGCAGCTGACCGAGGAGCGCTGA